A genomic stretch from Psilocybe cubensis strain MGC-MH-2018 chromosome 1, whole genome shotgun sequence includes:
- a CDS encoding Signal recognition particle 14 kDa protein: protein MKHEDGDSDTREYPCLVRVSDGKSTKFSTKVEPGELFKFQAYYGNLLKSSMSTLRKRDKKREKLRSEEAAKRKKAMTEPIVLDGPKRGKGRRTHQRKVRALLKQQESQRKHQEREEEAKKKVQLA, encoded by the exons ATGAAGCATGAGGATGGGGATTCGGACACTCGAGAATACCCATGCCTCGTCCGGGTCAGCGATGGCAAGTCTACCAAGTTTTCCACCAAA GTAGAACCCGGAGAACTGTTCAAGTTCCAAGCATACTATGGAAATCTGCTAAAGTCATCTATGAGTACCCTTCGTAAGCGCGACAAGAAAAGGGAGAAGCTCCGCTCAGAAGAGGCTGCGAAACGCAAGAAGGCGATGACAGAGCCCATAGTTCTGGATGGTCCcaagagagggaaagggaggAGAACGCACCAACGGAAGGTCAGAGCTCTCTTGAAGCAGCAGGAATCGCAGCGAAAGCACCaggaaagagaagaggaggccAAGAAAAAGGTGCAATTGGCGTAG